In Planctomycetia bacterium, one DNA window encodes the following:
- a CDS encoding sodium-dependent transporter, which yields MSKPKEQWGSRLGIILAVAGSAVGLGNFLRFPGNAAANGGGAFMIPYFCALIFLGIPICWAEWTMGKYGGQFGFNSAPAIFGVLGKRPIWRYLGVLGLLIPVIIYMYYVLIESWCLGYAISYLFNWIDLGDDKSQHAARSVEYFNSFVGAKQDGLMLDGKLHISVVVWLAVFTVNFLIIFRGISKGIEKFCTYAMPLMALCAFIVLGRVLTLGTPNPDQPDLNVVNGLGFMWNPKPVDGGGSWIAALAQPKVWMAAAGQIFFSLSVGFGVIVNYASYLKRKDDIVLSGLTASSTNEFFEVCLGGLITIPAAFVFLGIAGAQATGTFSLGFHTLPIVFEYMPGGRFFGFLWFFMLFLAAITSSLSMLQPAIAFLEEALGIGRRGSVALLGLITGMGSLFVIFFSKDLKALNFLDETIGTTTIVMLAAVQTVLFGWVFGVKRAVQFAHEGAEMKLPRFFPFVIKYVTPLYLLIMIGSFFRSDLMRFVRMVRDDNVNMLSFILIVVVTVFLLIMIGIGGKRWKAESADSRGSGAGPVRTKGGEPRS from the coding sequence ATGAGCAAGCCAAAGGAGCAATGGGGCAGCCGGCTGGGGATCATTCTCGCGGTTGCGGGGTCGGCCGTGGGGCTGGGCAATTTTCTTCGCTTCCCCGGCAACGCGGCGGCCAACGGTGGCGGCGCGTTCATGATTCCGTATTTCTGCGCGCTGATTTTCCTGGGGATCCCGATCTGCTGGGCCGAGTGGACGATGGGCAAGTACGGCGGGCAGTTCGGATTCAATTCCGCGCCGGCGATTTTCGGCGTGCTGGGGAAGCGGCCGATCTGGCGTTATCTCGGTGTGCTGGGATTGCTGATCCCGGTCATCATCTACATGTACTACGTCCTGATCGAGTCGTGGTGCCTGGGTTATGCCATCAGCTATTTGTTTAATTGGATCGACTTGGGAGACGACAAGAGTCAACATGCCGCCCGGAGCGTGGAGTACTTCAACAGTTTCGTAGGAGCCAAGCAGGACGGCTTGATGCTTGACGGCAAGCTGCATATCAGCGTGGTGGTCTGGCTGGCCGTGTTTACCGTCAATTTTCTGATCATCTTCCGTGGTATTTCGAAGGGGATTGAGAAGTTCTGCACGTACGCCATGCCGTTGATGGCCTTGTGCGCGTTCATTGTGCTGGGGCGCGTGCTGACGCTGGGCACGCCGAATCCTGACCAGCCCGACCTGAACGTGGTGAACGGCCTGGGCTTCATGTGGAATCCCAAGCCGGTGGACGGCGGCGGAAGCTGGATCGCCGCGCTGGCGCAGCCGAAAGTCTGGATGGCGGCGGCCGGGCAGATCTTTTTCAGCTTGTCGGTCGGATTCGGCGTGATCGTGAACTATGCGAGTTATCTGAAGCGCAAGGATGACATCGTGCTGTCGGGGTTGACCGCCAGTTCGACCAACGAGTTTTTCGAGGTGTGTCTGGGCGGATTGATTACCATCCCGGCGGCGTTTGTGTTTCTTGGCATCGCCGGCGCGCAAGCGACGGGGACGTTCAGCCTGGGCTTTCACACCCTGCCGATTGTCTTCGAGTACATGCCCGGCGGGCGATTCTTCGGTTTCCTGTGGTTCTTCATGCTCTTCCTCGCCGCGATCACCAGTTCGCTGTCCATGTTGCAGCCGGCGATCGCGTTTCTGGAAGAAGCGCTGGGGATCGGCCGTCGCGGATCGGTGGCGCTGCTGGGGCTGATCACCGGCATGGGGTCGTTGTTCGTGATTTTCTTCAGCAAGGATCTCAAGGCGTTGAACTTCCTCGATGAGACGATCGGAACGACGACGATTGTAATGCTGGCGGCGGTGCAGACGGTGCTGTTTGGCTGGGTCTTCGGCGTGAAGCGGGCGGTGCAGTTCGCGCACGAAGGCGCGGAGATGAAGCTGCCGCGGTTTTTCCCGTTTGTCATTAAGTACGTGACGCCGCTCTACCTGCTCATCATGATCGGCTCATTCTTCAGGAGCGATCTGATGCGTTTCGTTCGAATGGTCCGCGATGACAACGTCAATATGCTTAGCTTTATCCTGATCGTCGTCGTCACGGTATTCCTGCTGATCATGATCGGCATCGGCGGCAAGCGATGGAAGGCGGAGTCGGCGGATTCGCGCGGTTCGGGCGCGGGACCGGTGCGGACGAAGGGAGGAGAGCCACGATCATGA